One window of the Eschrichtius robustus isolate mEscRob2 chromosome 13, mEscRob2.pri, whole genome shotgun sequence genome contains the following:
- the PRR13 gene encoding proline-rich protein 13 produces the protein MWNPNAGQPGPYLHPPNVGYPGGCNPAHPPPATPTFPPGPFPTPPGAPQGNPAFPPGGPCHPVPQPGYPGCQPSGPYPPPYPPPAPGMCPVNPLAPGMVGPGMVIDKKMQKKMKKAHKKKQKHHKHGKHSSSSSSSSSSDSD, from the exons ATGTGGAATCCCAATGCCG GGCAGCCAGGGCCATATCTACACCCCCCTAACGTCGGGTACCCTGGAGGTTGCAATCCTGCCCATCCACCACCTGCCACCCCTACCTTTCCTCCAGGCCCCTTTCCCACTCCCCCAGGAGCACCCCAGGGGAATCCAGCCTTTCCCCCTGGTGGGCCCTGTCATCCTGTGCCACAACCAGGGTATCCAGGATGCCAACCCTCAGGTCCCTACCCCCCTCCATACCCACCACCTGCCCCTGGCATGTGTCCTGTGAATCCATTGGCTCCTGGCATGGTAGGACCAGGAATGGTGATTGACAAGAAgatgcaaaagaaaatgaaaaaagctcATAAAAAGAAGCAGAAACACCACAAACATGGCAAG cattcctcctcctcctcctcctcttccagcaGTGACTCTGACTGA